In Cryptomeria japonica chromosome 1, Sugi_1.0, whole genome shotgun sequence, the sequence TGTACAAAATTAGTCCCAAACATATTAAGTTCTGCAGCCTTCCGCCCGCTAACTAATTCTAAGAGAAGAATGCCAAAACTGTAAACATCTGCCTTTGCTGTGATGGGAAGGTTCATCGTCCACTCTGGTGCCAGGTATCCTCTCGTCCCTCGTATGGTAGAGAAGGCCAGACCGTTATTTCCATGCCCAATGCCAACCAGCTTTGCCATTCCAAAGTCTGAAACTTTAGCACGAAACTGCTCATCCAGAAGAATGTTCTCTGGTTTGATATTACAGTGGAGAATCCATTCCAAGCATTCCTCGTGCAGATAAGCCAATCCTCTTGCCGTGCCTACTGCAATTTGAAATCTTGTGTTCCAATCTAAGACTCTTGAGCTGTCTTGGGTAAACAAATACTTATCAAGTGAACCATTCTCTACATACTCATAAACTAACAGCCTGTGCTTTGCCTCCGCACAGTAACCAAACAGTGTAACCAGATTCATGTGATTGACGCGGCCAATCATACTTAATTCAGCCCGGAACTCATCTTGTCCTCGAGACACTCCTTCCAGTCGCTTGACTGCCACCATTTTATTTTCGGGGAGAAGGAGACCCTTGTATACACTTCCAAATCGACCCTTTCCCACACTCTCCCTGAAATTATTGGTTGCCATTTTAAGTTCTGAAAACTTAAACCTTTTAAGCCCTCCTGGAATGGAAAAGTAGCCTTGTCGACTATAGACATCGGCCTCGCGAAAGGCTTTAATGAAAAACCACCGACCCAGAACTATGCAAACAATTTCTGTCAACCCAACAGCAGAAACAAAAGAGACCAAGGAAATGATCAGCTGATTTGACCACCGCTTCTTTCCAACTGTAGACGAAATATTTTGTTGTTGTGGTTGGGATTCAGATTGCAGCGAACATGATGGTGAACCCAAGTCAGATGGCAGCAACGTTTGCAGAGATGAAATATTGGTGACTGAAGATACATTGATGGATATCTTAATATACATGTCATTCGGGGCCTCTGTAGATTGAAATCCACTAATCAGATAATACTTTGGATAACAAATGCCTGAGCCGCTAAGTCTGTAGCCAAATCCTAGACAATTACAATCATCCATGCAGAAATTTTCGCACTCCTCTATTGACATACCAAATCTTCCGAAATAATCAAACCCATAATAATCGGCGTATGGAAGCCGAATAAACTGGGAATGATTTGCACCGCAAGAGAACTTGTTTAGCAGCCGACAGCCTTTGAACCAATCATTTTCGTCCACCCTTTGAAAACCAGGCGGGCAGACGCATGTGGGCTCTGGTGTATATGTACACATACCATTAAAACCGCACAAACCATGAACTCTGCACTGCCGTGAAATTGCGACCCACGAAATTTCCCAGCTGCCGTTTTGCGAATTGAGGCTGTATAATCTCATGTTACCGTCAATATCCAGAGTCAATCTTCTGAGGGGCCCATCACCACTGTCCCACGCATTGAAACTAAACTGATCGCTTGAGCTGAAACTACCAGATCCGTCTAGAACTGCTATGCGAGTAATATTAAAAGTGTTTCTGCCGTTAGCAGCTGGAATTCTCCACGGATCAGGCCAATACTTGCTGGACAGATTCAACCCTTCGTAAATGAGGCTCAGGTAGTTGTCATCGTTGAAAAATAAACGATAGTAGCCAGACTTGTAGTTTTCCGGTCCCATTCTGGAAATAAGCTGTGTGTTCGTTGTGAAGGGCTGCTGGGGAAGGAGGGTATCAGTTGGCGAGTCGAAGCTTTGCCAAATTATTTGTCCAGAAGAGCCACGTAGAACCAGATTTCCCGCAGGTAAAAGCTCCGCTTCCTGCACATCAAGACCTTTGGTGTTCGATCTCCATACAGCGCTCCCATCTGCATCCAAAAGTACCAAGTCTCCGTCTTTCTGAAGGCGAAGACGGGAAACCTTGCCGTTCACAGGTCTGTCCCTGTTGGCCATCCAAACAACTGTATACGGGAAGCGAGTTTGAGAATACCATATTGCAAAGCCATAGGCGTTGGTGCCAACGGCATAAAACCCAGCGGAAAATGTGCAATCTAGAGACTGTAGTACAATTTGATTTCTTTCCGGTGTGAAGGAATGTCCTAATCTCAGACTCTGTAATCCATGAATCTGTTGTGCAGAAATTAGGAAAAGGTAAAAAAGTGCAGACAATATAGAACGTAGtcgataaattaaataaaaataatccaTTATTATGACACAGCTAGTAGAGAAGCTTAGTTTAAGCTTGCAACTAAGGATCATTTCAGAGGATGCTACTTAGGTGGTAAACATATACAGTCTCTCCATGGTTTTCCTGCCGTCCATGTTGCGTCATATGTATGTATTCATAACGACATTTCAGTTAATACTTTGCTTTAGCCTTAGAAACGTTGTCGACTAAGCAATTGCACGTTCTTTGAATTCCAGGTCAAAGGCCAAGCTTCGACTATTCATTCCAGATCACTAAGAATCAGTGGACGGTCCCACTTCTAGATTTTGCAACCTGCCCTGTATATTTTGTAAGATTAATTTTATGTGTTTCTTTTGTAGTGGACTTTAAATACGGATAAAATATGTTTTGTAAAACTATCCTATTTATATAAAAATTATAGTTGATAGaatgtttttaaaaataattatttaaagttAAATAACTAATAATATTATATTCTAATTGTTTTTTATTAACATAAAATAGATTTAAGATAAAGTCTAAACTCTATTATAAAAGACCAGCACAATTATTATCAAGTTGTCAAGTAAAAAATTGTAATTGTATTCAAGTTGTCAAGTAAACAATATATCGAAGGATCCATCATATTAGAACTCAATAGTATATTGTTAAAATTTGCTTAAGAATCATTCTCCCTAATTTGCACACCCATATTAATAGTTGGAATTTGCCAAAGTTCAAGTCCAAGAGGAATTTTTTATCATATTTTGTAGTTGTGGACTTTCCATGAGATGCCAAATTTATCCTACTTATGCAATATCTAGTTTTTAACCTCGTTTTCATGTCCTCTCCTCATAGGATTTCTCGAAGTATTTCATCCACTTCCATTTCTTTTACTCTCCACTTTCAGGACTCATAGATCGAATCAGATAGAGGTGACCCCATCTTGACGTAAGGGTTCACCACTATAATATTTAGACCAAATAATGTCGTCTTCCTTTCTCGACCCTTCACCACTTAAGTTGAACTACCAACACTCCCCTTCTTCATCTACACAAAAGTCCAACACGGGTGGGAGCACCCAATAATATTTTGAACATCATTTTAATCATCCCATATCTAGATCATCTTTCATTCTGCACATATCTCCTTTTCTCTAGTCATTGAATGCAATAAGAAATTGTTAAGTAAAAACAACGAGCTTGaaaacacaaacaaaaaacaacaaaaagccAAGTGTTGTTTATCAAAGTACAAACCTCAAGATTAAGTGTATTGTTATGACTTTCTCATGAAGGAATGTGGATGAAACTCAATAATATAACATTGTGTTGGTGAGCTTTAGTAAAGGAAAAAATTGGATTATCAAGGGATTTCATTCAGATGTAGATGTTGCTTTGAAACAGAGCACCTAGACTTTTACTATCCTAATGGTTCTTATCTCCATTCCTCTCGAACCTTGTGGAAAGATTTTCAAAAATGTCACCTTAGAGTCTTTCCTATTAACTCAAGTTAACTCTCCTCTTCGGCTTCAAAGCCTCCCTCTCTATCATTAGAACTTGCTTCAGTGATTCATTTGTCCCCTATGGCCCCTGCCTTGGCACTATCTTTTAAATTGTTGCTATTTGTTCCCTAGCCACTTCATTTCTTTTAGATTTCTCCTTGCATATTGTTGATGCTCCTCTAGCTACTTCTAGGGCTCTTTGAAGTATAGTACTcattcattccttagttccaaacTCCCTCTCTTTAGATTATTTAGTTATCATTCTAGGTTCAACAACATGTCTTTATAACTCTACTACATCCTCTATGGGTTCTGCCAGCATTGCTCCTCCCATTTCTCTAGAAAAGGATTCCCCTTGGACTATGGTGTGTCgaaagaaaaatggtcattctcTTTTGACTGAGAGATCTTAGACAATTCCTTTGGGGCCACTTCTCAGTCCCAATTTTGATTCCCAATAGTGGCCAAGGTTCACTATGATTCATCTAAGTTGTGTTTTGTTATCAAGTTACTTGGGTGTA encodes:
- the LOC131040361 gene encoding putative receptor protein kinase ZmPK1, whose translation is MDYFYLIYRLRSILSALFYLFLISAQQIHGLQSLRLGHSFTPERNQIVLQSLDCTFSAGFYAVGTNAYGFAIWYSQTRFPYTVVWMANRDRPVNGKVSRLRLQKDGDLVLLDADGSAVWRSNTKGLDVQEAELLPAGNLVLRGSSGQIIWQSFDSPTDTLLPQQPFTTNTQLISRMGPENYKSGYYRLFFNDDNYLSLIYEGLNLSSKYWPDPWRIPAANGRNTFNITRIAVLDGSGSFSSSDQFSFNAWDSGDGPLRRLTLDIDGNMRLYSLNSQNGSWEISWVAISRQCRVHGLCGFNGMCTYTPEPTCVCPPGFQRVDENDWFKGCRLLNKFSCGANHSQFIRLPYADYYGFDYFGRFGMSIEECENFCMDDCNCLGFGYRLSGSGICYPKYYLISGFQSTEAPNDMYIKISINVSSVTNISSLQTLLPSDLGSPSCSLQSESQPQQQNISSTVGKKRWSNQLIISLVSFVSAVGLTEIVCIVLGRWFFIKAFREADVYSRQGYFSIPGGLKRFKFSELKMATNNFRESVGKGRFGSVYKGLLLPENKMVAVKRLEGVSRGQDEFRAELSMIGRVNHMNLVTLFGYCAEAKHRLLVYEYVENGSLDKYLFTQDSSRVLDWNTRFQIAVGTARGLAYLHEECLEWILHCNIKPENILLDEQFRAKVSDFGMAKLVGIGHGNNGLAFSTIRGTRGYLAPEWTMNLPITAKADVYSFGILLLELVSGRKAAELNMFGTNFVQWAFQSVREERWTEHMVDPKFGGRDMNWKSKVEMERMLKTALLCIEQDKDGRPSMSQVVEMLSAAVGGDGI